The proteins below are encoded in one region of Telopea speciosissima isolate NSW1024214 ecotype Mountain lineage chromosome 10, Tspe_v1, whole genome shotgun sequence:
- the LOC122642528 gene encoding rho GDP-dissociation inhibitor 1-like, whose protein sequence is MSLVIGVASSSKNMGFDERKDGEEENRLPPPSPTPTEEALGGGEKYNRQMSETSLYGTEEEDEEEGKIELGPQYTLKAQIEKDQGDESLRRWKEQLLGRVDLDSVAETLEADVKILSFYIISPGRPELVLPIPEGGNPKGLWFTLKEGSRYSLKISFKVSNNIVSGLKYTNAVWKTGIKVDSTKEMLGTFSPQAEPYTHEMPEETTPSGIFARGSYSARTRFVDDDDKYYLELNYTFDIRKEWPST, encoded by the exons ATGTCTTTGGTTATTGGAGTTGCTTCAAGTTCCAAGAACATGGGTTTTGATGAAAGAAAAGATGGTGAGGAGGAGAATCGTttaccaccaccatctccaacGCCGACTGAAGAAGCTCTCGGAGGAGGAGAAAAGTACAATAGACAGATGAGTGAAACTTCTCTTTATGGtactgaggaagaagatgaagaagaaggtaaaATAGAGTTGGGTCCTCAATACACATTGAAGGCGCAGATTGAGAAGGATCAG GGAGACGAGAGTCTGCGGAGGTGGAAGGAACAACTTCTCGGgagagtggatttggattcCGTTGCAG AAACTTTGGAAGCAGATGTTAAGATCCTAAGCTTTTATATCATCTCCCCTGGAAGACCTGAACTTGTTCTTCCGATTCCTGAGGGTGGAAATCCGAAGGGTCTATGGTTTACTTTAAAAGAGGGTAGCCGTTACAGCCTAAAAATCTCCTTCAAGGTCAGCAACAACATTGTCTCTGGCCTAAAATACACCAATGCAGTATGGAAAACTGGAATCAAAG TGGACAGCACAAAAGAGATGCTTGGAACCTTCAGTCCACAGGCAGAGCCTTACACACATGAGATGCCAGAAGAGACCACCCCCTCTGGCATTTTTGCTAGAGGGTCATATTCAGCAAGAACAAGG tttgttGATGATGACGACAAATACTACTTGGAACTCAACTACACCTTTGACATCAGGAAAGAATGGCCTTCCACTTAG